AAAGCTCCTCGGTTCCGCCATATGGaggccaaaaaagaaaaaaaaaagaaaaaaaaaaaagaaagttggCGGGAAAGCCCAAATGTGAAGttcgattttttatttaactACCGCCACCTCTAGTCCTCTCTTCCTCCCGATGAGACTAATAGGCGCTCGAAACTTGTCATATCTTCGGTAGTCGGAAAAGGTGCATCGGAAGAAGTAAAGTTGCCGTGTTTGAACGAATCGATGTTTTGATGGGTTTTGAGTAAAAGTTCGATCTCGATTTCTTTTCACGCTCAAAACCCTCGAAAAACCAGATTTAGTTTATCGTTTCATTAGATCCTGttccttggattttttttttgtcaaatggGTTTTTGGAGTGGAGTCCTGTTGTAGCGGATTTGGGATGTGAAGACACTTCTGGAAGTGGGAATCTTGTATTTGGCTCTTTCGATGTTTGGTTTGCTCTGTTTCAACGTTTGAGAACATGGTAGTCGATTGTTTCTCCGTTCACGGGTCGGAAGATTTGGAAATGAAAGATGGGGGTCAGGATAAGATTGTGAAGAAATCTTTGAAGCGGAAGAGGGTTTCAGTCCCTGAGTATGCGAGCCCAGAAGATAGAGAATCCAGGATTAATGAGTTACGAGAAGAGCTCAATAGTTTGTTTCAGTACTTTAGAGAGGTTTCATTCCAAAAAGTATGTTTCGATGAgagtagtggtggtggttgttCAAGTACTTCCATGATTGCTTGTTTTCTGGAAGAAAGCGATCTCCCGCACTCTAAACTCGTGGAGAAGATTTATGATAAGCTGAAGATGAGAGAGGGGATCTCTTTGGCTTATGTGCGTAGTACGGTACTTTCTGTTGGGCAGAGGTTAATGTTTGGCATTGCTAATGCCGATGCCGATGTGTTGGAAGATAACTCCGAAGCATGCCTTTGGTGTTGGGAGGTAATTTTTTGCCCTTCAATTTATGTTTTTGTTGATTATAGTGTTTGAAATTTTCGTTTGTATTCAAACCctcctttcattttctttcttttttggcatAGACAAGAGATTTAAAGTTAATACCAAAAATCCAACGTGGGGGTTTAAGTATTAGGCGTACTTGTCGGAAAAAAATTCGTGAGAGAATCGCTGCTGTTTCAGGTAATTGAACAAATTTTTATGaacttatatatattttaatttttttttctttgcaaggattcatgtagccgacaccatatatatatatatatattaattaataatgTTTGCCCTGTTTGAGGTTAAATTTTTTACTGGGAATGATTTGAGGGATTGAGTTTGCAATCCATGGACCATTTTCTGCGATTCCCAAATGATTGCCcttgttttcatttttgtttcttctatgatgattatGGGGTGGGTGCTTATGGTACTTATGTCAAGGTGATTGTCTATCTACTTGATCTTCTTTTTATCTCATTGTTGTACAAAGTCTTACTTCTATCAAGTCTGAGAGGAAGTGATGGGACTATAATGTGTACAAAATCAATGGCCAACAGTTGGCTGTATGCTGACTGGGTGGAGAA
The nucleotide sequence above comes from Telopea speciosissima isolate NSW1024214 ecotype Mountain lineage chromosome 3, Tspe_v1, whole genome shotgun sequence. Encoded proteins:
- the LOC122655253 gene encoding chromatin assembly factor 1 subunit FAS1-like translates to MVVDCFSVHGSEDLEMKDGGQDKIVKKSLKRKRVSVPEYASPEDRESRINELREELNSLFQYFREVSFQKVCFDESSGGGCSSTSMIACFLEESDLPHSKLVEKIYDKLKMREGISLAYVRSTVLSVGQRLMFGIANADADVLEDNSEACLWCWETRDLKLIPKIQRGGLSIRRTCRKKIRERIAAVSAMISSLQMPKSCQNYRTDLVKASEKIGKVLNQADIRLLVENMVQKNGTDMDEKGAKLKEKELIKGLERNKREVEKEKKKMGRELQKEKIRSALLKCLDLQSETIDQEVKTEWEVNVINM